The following proteins are encoded in a genomic region of Pseudodesulfovibrio mercurii:
- a CDS encoding class I SAM-dependent methyltransferase: protein MEPSRQTPPVSKEYWNEHARTFPRFEEGEDNYEAGVMREIRAHGVDFRGATVLDVGCGSGMYTIRIAREARRVTALDVSDVMLDILRADAEALKLDNIDYVRSEWMDFERDETFDIVFCSMTPAIQSEASRRKLLRHAHGKTVFMGFAGRMRSNVMAGLYAHHGVTPRVFANGTDMCDWLDEQGIPYEAHPVEGTWVVSNPLEKLADSCATFLSQYGVTAERRHLLSYLAAFEEEPGRFVERTDYKIDLLIWDKPSA from the coding sequence ATGGAACCAAGCCGACAGACCCCACCCGTGAGCAAGGAATACTGGAACGAGCACGCCCGGACCTTCCCCCGGTTCGAGGAGGGGGAGGACAACTACGAGGCGGGCGTCATGCGCGAGATCAGGGCGCACGGCGTGGATTTTCGCGGGGCCACGGTCCTGGACGTGGGCTGCGGCAGCGGCATGTACACCATCCGCATCGCCAGGGAGGCGCGCCGGGTCACCGCCCTCGACGTGTCGGACGTGATGCTGGACATCCTGCGCGCGGACGCCGAAGCCCTCAAGCTCGACAACATCGACTACGTGCGCTCGGAGTGGATGGATTTCGAGAGAGACGAGACCTTCGATATCGTCTTCTGCTCCATGACCCCGGCCATCCAGAGCGAGGCCTCCCGGCGCAAGCTCCTGCGCCACGCCCACGGCAAGACCGTGTTCATGGGCTTTGCCGGACGCATGCGCTCCAACGTCATGGCCGGGCTGTACGCCCACCACGGGGTCACGCCCCGGGTTTTCGCCAACGGCACGGACATGTGCGACTGGCTGGACGAGCAGGGAATCCCCTACGAGGCCCACCCGGTGGAGGGTACCTGGGTGGTCTCCAACCCACTGGAAAAGCTGGCCGATTCCTGCGCCACCTTCCTGTCCCAGTACGGCGTGACCGCCGAGCGGCGGCACCTGCTCAGCTACCTGGCCGCCTTCGAGGAGGAGCCGGGCCGGTTCGTGGAGCGCACGGACTACAAGATCGACCTGCTCATCTGGGACAAGCCGTCGGCCTGA
- a CDS encoding calcium/sodium antiporter — translation MFIDIVSFAVSALLLWFGANWIVASAALIARKYNVSELVIGLTIVAMGTSAPEFLVTVNAAFRGQNDISLSNVVGSNIFNLGFILGLMAMIKPLVSNRTIVYRDGLLLFLTTAVILAVSFTGVLGRVFGACLVALLAGYLVYLGVKRENVGEEELEETRGKTATWRDWIWLAAGFVAIAAGGDLMVSAATSIATTLGVSSWVIGVTIVAAGTSLPELVTCLAASIRGKNEMLLGNLIGSDFFNFAGVLGLTCLLKPLPVSPEALSGLIVLVGMVGLVLVILRTGWKVRRWEGALLITINLVRWAHDFMH, via the coding sequence ATGTTCATAGACATCGTCTCCTTCGCCGTGTCGGCCCTGCTGCTCTGGTTCGGGGCCAACTGGATCGTCGCCTCGGCGGCCCTCATCGCCCGCAAGTACAACGTCTCCGAGCTGGTCATCGGCCTGACCATCGTGGCCATGGGCACCTCGGCCCCGGAGTTCCTGGTGACCGTCAACGCCGCCTTCCGGGGGCAGAACGACATCTCCCTGTCCAACGTGGTCGGGTCCAACATCTTCAACCTCGGCTTCATCCTCGGGCTCATGGCCATGATCAAGCCGCTCGTCTCCAACCGGACCATCGTTTACCGCGACGGGCTGCTCCTGTTCCTGACCACGGCGGTCATCCTGGCCGTGTCCTTCACCGGCGTGCTGGGGCGGGTCTTCGGGGCGTGCCTCGTGGCCCTGCTGGCGGGCTATCTGGTCTACCTGGGCGTGAAGCGCGAGAACGTGGGCGAGGAGGAGTTGGAGGAGACGCGGGGCAAGACGGCCACCTGGCGCGACTGGATCTGGCTCGCGGCCGGGTTCGTGGCCATCGCCGCGGGCGGCGACCTGATGGTCTCGGCGGCCACCTCCATCGCCACCACGCTCGGCGTGTCCTCCTGGGTCATCGGCGTGACCATCGTGGCCGCGGGCACGAGCCTGCCCGAATTGGTCACCTGTCTGGCGGCCTCCATCCGGGGCAAGAACGAGATGCTGCTCGGCAACCTCATCGGCTCGGATTTCTTCAATTTCGCGGGCGTGCTCGGCCTGACCTGCCTGCTTAAGCCGCTGCCGGTCTCGCCCGAGGCTCTGTCCGGCCTGATTGTCCTGGTGGGCATGGTCGGCCTGGTCCTGGTCATCCTGCGCACGGGCTGGAAGGTCCGCCGCTGGGAAGGGGCCCTGCTCATCACCATCAATCTGGTCCGCTGGGCCCACGACTTCATGCATTAG
- the trpS gene encoding tryptophan--tRNA ligase: protein MKRILTGERTTGNLHIGHYFGSLQSRVELQDEYETFIILADMQVLYDHLGDEKGKAIRANVHLALLDNLAAGLDPEKVNFFVQSEIPELAELTMLFSFLVTVGRAKRNPTVKAEMEQAGTSYEHMNLGFLAFPVSQAADILLPKANLVPVGEDQIPHIEQTREIAHRFNTLFGEVFPIPEYRVSAFPRLPGLDGKNKMSKSLGNVINLTDDEPTVNDKIKKAYSGEGHALFTYGRLFGVEPNERMGVFKPALAEAVNAFLEPIRARRRELEKEPGFLREVLDKGRDRVREIGVQTLAEVKERMGMVY from the coding sequence ATGAAAAGAATTCTGACCGGGGAGCGGACAACCGGCAACCTGCACATAGGCCACTACTTCGGCTCGCTGCAATCGCGGGTCGAGTTGCAGGACGAATACGAGACCTTCATCATCCTGGCGGACATGCAGGTCCTCTACGACCATTTGGGCGACGAGAAGGGCAAGGCCATCCGCGCCAACGTCCACCTGGCCCTGCTCGACAACCTGGCCGCCGGGCTGGACCCGGAAAAGGTCAACTTCTTCGTGCAGAGCGAAATCCCGGAACTGGCCGAGCTGACCATGCTCTTCTCCTTCCTGGTGACCGTGGGCCGGGCCAAGCGGAACCCCACGGTCAAGGCGGAGATGGAACAGGCCGGGACCAGCTACGAGCACATGAACCTGGGTTTTCTCGCCTTCCCGGTGTCCCAGGCGGCCGACATCCTGCTGCCCAAGGCGAACCTGGTGCCCGTGGGCGAGGACCAGATCCCGCACATCGAGCAGACCAGGGAGATCGCCCACCGGTTCAACACCCTCTTCGGCGAGGTCTTTCCCATCCCGGAGTACCGGGTCTCCGCCTTCCCCCGCCTTCCGGGACTCGACGGCAAGAACAAGATGTCCAAATCGCTGGGCAACGTCATCAACCTCACGGACGACGAGCCCACGGTCAACGACAAGATCAAAAAGGCGTACTCCGGCGAAGGACACGCCCTCTTCACGTACGGCAGGCTGTTCGGTGTGGAGCCCAACGAGCGCATGGGGGTCTTCAAGCCCGCCCTGGCGGAAGCCGTCAACGCCTTTCTGGAGCCGATCCGGGCCCGCCGCAGGGAGCTGGAGAAGGAGCCCGGCTTCCTGCGCGAGGTCCTGGACAAGGGCCGGGACCGGGTCCGGGAGATCGGCGTCCAGACCCTGGCCGAGGTGAAGGAGCGGATGGGGATGGTCTACTAG